From Helicobacter anatolicus, the proteins below share one genomic window:
- the radA gene encoding DNA repair protein RadA codes for MAKKQSLFECQHCGYQSSKWLGKCNNCDSWDSFIELKASQIQDLKIMQQNTSHNVPMPITQISYESIDKFSSTQEEFDIVLGGGIVKGGLYLIGGSPGVGKSTLLLKVSGGLAQEGKRVLYVSGEESAGQIKMRADRLKCVHENLFLLNEIELQTIKTHLISRKFEVCIIDSIQTIFSSQILSAAGSVSQVREITFELMRLAKEYEIAIFIIGHITKEGSIAGPRVLEHMVDCVLYFEGDPSRELRLLRGFKNRFGTTSDVGIFEMHADGLVSAKNASKLFFSSKSRAAGSAITILLEGSRALVLEIQALVSESSFAVPKRSATGFDTNRLNMLLALLEKKLEIPLNRYDVFINVTGGIKITETSADLAVIASILSSFKNRPLNNDVAFIGEVSLIGDIREASNIDMRLKEMENYGFKNAILAKKPKTTTTIKIFEVLEVTKLLDWM; via the coding sequence ATGGCAAAAAAACAAAGCTTATTTGAATGTCAACATTGTGGTTATCAAAGCTCAAAATGGCTTGGCAAGTGCAATAATTGCGATTCCTGGGATAGTTTTATTGAGTTAAAAGCAAGTCAAATTCAAGACTTAAAAATTATGCAGCAAAATACTTCGCATAATGTTCCTATGCCTATTACACAAATTTCCTATGAAAGCATTGATAAATTTAGTTCTACACAAGAAGAGTTTGATATTGTGCTTGGTGGGGGAATTGTAAAAGGAGGGCTTTATCTTATTGGTGGAAGTCCAGGAGTAGGAAAATCAACTTTGCTTTTAAAGGTTTCAGGCGGGTTAGCACAAGAGGGTAAAAGAGTTTTGTATGTGAGTGGAGAAGAATCCGCAGGGCAAATAAAAATGCGCGCTGATCGCTTAAAATGTGTGCATGAAAATCTTTTTTTGCTTAATGAAATTGAGTTGCAAACTATCAAAACTCATCTTATAAGTAGAAAATTTGAAGTCTGTATTATTGATTCTATTCAGACAATTTTTTCTTCTCAGATTCTCTCTGCAGCAGGCTCAGTTTCGCAGGTAAGAGAGATTACTTTTGAGTTAATGAGATTAGCCAAAGAATATGAAATTGCAATTTTTATCATTGGCCACATCACAAAAGAAGGAAGCATAGCTGGTCCTAGAGTGCTTGAACATATGGTAGATTGTGTGCTTTATTTTGAGGGGGATCCTAGTAGAGAATTAAGACTTTTAAGGGGATTTAAAAATCGTTTTGGCACGACAAGTGATGTGGGAATTTTTGAAATGCATGCAGATGGTTTGGTGAGTGCTAAAAATGCTTCTAAACTCTTTTTCTCTTCAAAAAGCAGAGCAGCAGGCAGCGCGATTACCATACTTCTTGAGGGTAGTAGAGCATTAGTACTTGAAATTCAAGCCTTAGTGAGTGAGAGTAGTTTTGCTGTTCCTAAGCGATCTGCTACGGGTTTTGATACTAATCGTTTAAACATGCTTTTAGCACTTTTAGAAAAAAAACTAGAGATTCCGCTAAATCGTTATGATGTTTTTATTAATGTTACAGGTGGAATCAAAATTACAGAAACAAGTGCAGATTTGGCAGTGATTGCAAGCATTCTTTCAAGTTTTAAAAATCGTCCATTAAATAATGATGTGGCTTTTATTGGTGAGGTGAGCCTGATTGGAGATATTAGAGAGGCTAGTAATATTGATATGCGATTGAAAGAAATGGAGAATTACGGCTTTAAAAATGCAATTTTGGCAAAAAAACCAAAAACTACCACCACAATTAAGATTTTTGAAGTTTTGGAAGTCACTAAACTTTTAGATTGGATGTAG
- the pheT gene encoding phenylalanine--tRNA ligase subunit beta → MIVTTHLLKEFIDISHLKIDEICNVLNNIGLEVESVNPLKLPSKVVLGKVLKKSPHPDANKLSVCQVDVGYEVLQIVCGAKNVAENQYVAVALRGAVLEFDSKVLEIGVSKLRGVDSYGMLCSSVELGLVKLNDGIMVLDSSIGELELGKELREYDIFQGYVLEISLTPNRGDCLCVLGIARELKAYFGLKIKKPKEYMSTNQIGVGRKFQVAMKNKIQSSLLYKVIDFEDKILPFCMQFSLTLSNNLKSGILENYLSYITYMTGVVLNAYEADSLSKDQNHTNEILWLNVKEDEDGFDAVYADKKLSNIGIGNVIEQNIDQAKTIIFEASYIDPARVSQLLFKHKNQMRDKDLVYKTMRGSNPDLQMGINFLCLLLSEFNHCFVYDGVQEVKQDFKQKVIRTQFSNIAAIIGCNIDRETMSQILKQLDFSLEIKTNDDSFSIITPCYRHDIETEQDLAEEILRIYGVDNIPALPHFMAEQSKNTPAYQDYINQRKLIQRALSHGFLECIHYLFYQKEKLQQFGFEVLDEEKELLNPITSELNTLRTSLLPALLDTASRNQNFGYKNIKICEIGSVYNHKREESVKIAFVASGLQTREIFPKPKGQKWDFYTFAQVISSIIGEFELVDMQVENFYHPYQSAYVYKNGQKLGVIAKLHPKIAQDMGLQNTFVCELDVSYLNLEHPMFEKFSKLPISQRDLTILINRNIAFGEIRKRLLQSQIRYLKNVYPVDIFDQENGQIALSIRMEISPEDTSLRDEDISWVTQEVLKILENDFGAKLKV, encoded by the coding sequence ATGATAGTTACAACGCATTTATTAAAAGAATTCATAGATATTTCGCATTTAAAAATTGATGAAATTTGTAATGTATTAAATAATATTGGTTTAGAAGTTGAGAGTGTAAATCCTCTTAAGCTTCCTTCCAAGGTGGTGCTAGGAAAGGTGTTAAAAAAATCTCCACATCCTGATGCAAATAAGCTTAGTGTTTGTCAGGTGGATGTGGGTTATGAGGTTTTGCAGATTGTATGTGGAGCAAAGAATGTTGCAGAAAACCAGTATGTAGCTGTGGCATTGCGTGGAGCAGTGTTAGAGTTTGATTCTAAAGTACTAGAAATTGGTGTGAGTAAATTAAGGGGTGTGGATAGTTATGGAATGCTTTGTTCTAGTGTTGAGCTAGGATTAGTAAAACTTAATGATGGCATTATGGTTTTGGATTCTAGTATTGGTGAGCTTGAATTGGGAAAAGAATTGCGTGAGTATGATATTTTTCAAGGATATGTACTAGAAATCTCGCTTACCCCAAATCGTGGGGATTGTTTGTGTGTATTAGGAATTGCAAGAGAACTCAAGGCGTATTTTGGCTTAAAGATTAAAAAACCAAAAGAATATATGAGTACCAATCAAATTGGAGTTGGAAGAAAATTTCAAGTTGCAATGAAGAATAAGATACAATCTTCTTTGCTTTATAAAGTGATAGATTTTGAAGATAAGATTTTGCCTTTTTGCATGCAGTTTTCTCTTACTCTAAGTAATAATCTTAAATCAGGGATTTTAGAAAACTATCTTTCTTATATTACATATATGACAGGAGTAGTTTTAAATGCTTATGAGGCTGATAGTCTTTCTAAAGACCAGAATCATACTAATGAAATTTTGTGGTTAAATGTCAAAGAAGATGAAGATGGGTTTGATGCGGTATATGCGGATAAAAAGCTTTCAAATATAGGCATAGGTAATGTGATTGAGCAAAATATCGATCAAGCTAAAACAATTATTTTTGAGGCAAGCTATATTGATCCTGCTAGAGTATCTCAATTACTTTTTAAACATAAAAATCAGATGAGAGATAAAGATTTAGTTTATAAAACGATGCGTGGAAGTAACCCAGATTTGCAAATGGGAATTAATTTTTTATGTTTATTGCTTAGCGAATTTAATCATTGTTTTGTTTATGATGGAGTGCAAGAAGTTAAGCAAGATTTTAAACAAAAAGTTATACGCACACAGTTTTCTAATATTGCAGCAATCATTGGGTGTAATATTGATCGAGAAACGATGTCACAAATTCTTAAGCAATTGGATTTTTCTTTGGAAATTAAAACAAATGATGATTCTTTTAGTATTATTACGCCTTGCTATCGGCATGATATTGAGACTGAACAAGATTTAGCCGAAGAAATTTTGAGAATTTATGGGGTGGATAATATTCCTGCATTGCCACATTTTATGGCAGAGCAATCAAAAAATACTCCCGCATATCAAGATTACATTAATCAAAGAAAATTAATTCAAAGAGCATTGTCACATGGTTTTTTGGAATGTATTCATTATCTTTTTTATCAAAAAGAAAAATTGCAACAATTTGGTTTTGAGGTTTTGGATGAAGAAAAAGAACTTTTAAATCCTATTACTTCCGAACTTAATACTTTAAGAACTTCATTATTGCCAGCATTGCTAGACACAGCAAGCAGGAATCAAAATTTTGGTTATAAAAATATTAAGATTTGTGAAATTGGTAGCGTATATAATCATAAAAGAGAAGAAAGCGTAAAAATTGCTTTTGTAGCAAGTGGTTTACAAACTAGGGAAATTTTTCCAAAACCTAAAGGGCAAAAGTGGGATTTTTATACATTTGCACAGGTGATTTCTAGTATTATTGGTGAGTTTGAATTAGTAGATATGCAGGTAGAAAATTTCTATCATCCTTATCAAAGTGCTTATGTTTATAAAAATGGGCAAAAGCTTGGTGTGATTGCAAAATTGCACCCAAAAATTGCGCAAGATATGGGATTGCAAAATACTTTTGTTTGTGAACTAGATGTTTCATATCTAAATTTAGAGCACCCAATGTTTGAGAAGTTTTCAAAACTTCCTATAAGCCAAAGAGACCTTACAATTTTAATCAATCGCAATATTGCATTTGGGGAGATTAGAAAAAGACTTTTGCAATCACAAATTAGGTATTTAAAAAATGTTTATCCTGTGGATATTTTTGATCAAGAAAATGGGCAAATTGCTTTAAGCATTCGTATGGAAATTTCTCCTGAAGATACAAGTTTGCGAGATGAAGATATTTCTTGGGTCACACAAGAGGTATTAAAAATTTTGGAAAATGATTTTGGTGCAAAACTTAAGGTGTAA
- the pheS gene encoding phenylalanine--tRNA ligase subunit alpha: MDMMQQRILDSKNMAELEMVRIEFFGKKGSVTQKFNALKDLEGEEKKQVAKELNLLKATFEKMFAQKKEELENIALKEALLAEKIDVSLFSNSTKRSVGHPINYTKDRIIEYFRNLDFDLCVGPLVEDDFHNFQALNLPEYHPARDMQDTFYFKDSMLLRTHTSPVQIRTMLSQKPPIKMICPGPTFRRDYDLTHTPMFHQVEGLVVDHKDKANFANLKYTLEDFLKYLFGDVKVRFRSSFFPFTEPSAEVDISCNFCGGSGCRVCSHTGWLEVLGCGVVDSHVFESVGYEGVSGYAFGMGIERLAMLTCGVNDLRSFFETDLRVLEQF, from the coding sequence GTGGATATGATGCAACAAAGAATTTTAGATTCTAAAAATATGGCAGAACTTGAGATGGTACGTATTGAATTTTTTGGTAAAAAAGGCAGCGTAACACAAAAATTCAATGCATTGAAAGATTTGGAGGGTGAAGAAAAAAAACAAGTAGCAAAGGAGCTAAATCTCCTAAAAGCAACATTTGAAAAAATGTTTGCACAAAAAAAAGAGGAGTTAGAAAATATTGCATTAAAAGAAGCATTATTGGCAGAAAAAATTGATGTGAGTTTATTTAGTAATAGCACAAAACGCAGTGTAGGGCATCCGATTAATTATACAAAAGATAGAATTATTGAGTATTTTAGGAATCTGGATTTTGATTTGTGTGTAGGACCACTTGTAGAAGACGATTTTCATAATTTTCAAGCACTTAATTTACCAGAATATCATCCTGCAAGAGATATGCAAGATACTTTTTATTTTAAGGATTCTATGCTACTTAGGACACATACTTCGCCTGTGCAAATTAGAACCATGCTTAGCCAAAAGCCCCCAATTAAAATGATTTGTCCTGGACCAACTTTTCGCAGAGACTACGATTTGACACATACACCAATGTTCCATCAGGTAGAGGGGCTTGTGGTAGATCACAAAGATAAGGCAAATTTTGCTAATTTAAAATATACATTGGAAGATTTTTTGAAATATTTATTTGGTGATGTAAAAGTGCGTTTTCGTTCTAGTTTTTTTCCTTTTACAGAGCCTAGCGCAGAAGTAGATATTAGTTGTAATTTTTGTGGGGGTAGTGGTTGTAGAGTTTGTTCGCATACTGGATGGCTTGAAGTGCTTGGTTGCGGAGTAGTAGATTCTCATGTTTTTGAGTCTGTGGGCTATGAAGGGGTTAGTGGATATGCTTTTGGCATGGGGATTGAGCGTCTTGCAATGCTTACTTGTGGCGTAAATGATTTGAGAAGTTTTTTTGAAACCGATTTAAGAGTATTGGAGCAGTTTTAA
- a CDS encoding 4-hydroxy-3-methylbut-2-enyl diphosphate reductase, with protein sequence MEIKLAKKYGFCFGVKRAIKLAEKSPGAITFGPLIHNAREIKRLEEGFGVFVENETTNVKENQSVIIRTHGITKQDLEILKNKNAKITDATCPFVIKPQQIAENMSKEGYSIVIFGDITHPEIKGVMSYAHDPIVVGSLEELQNKKFGKKVALISQTTKQTKKFLEIANYLMQQCYETRVFNTICNATFDNQEAVKELSQEVDIMIVVGGKTSSNTKQLLSIAQMYCQSSYLVEDEMDLELSWFEGKKLCGITAGASTPDWIVKKVQDKIREI encoded by the coding sequence ATGGAAATTAAATTAGCAAAAAAATATGGTTTTTGTTTTGGAGTAAAAAGAGCTATAAAGCTTGCTGAAAAAAGCCCTGGTGCTATTACTTTCGGTCCATTAATTCATAATGCAAGAGAGATAAAAAGACTAGAAGAAGGCTTTGGTGTTTTTGTAGAAAATGAAACTACAAATGTTAAGGAAAATCAAAGTGTTATTATCCGTACGCATGGAATCACTAAACAAGATCTAGAAATTTTAAAAAATAAAAATGCAAAAATTACTGATGCAACTTGTCCTTTTGTAATCAAACCTCAACAAATTGCAGAAAATATGAGTAAAGAGGGATATAGTATTGTGATTTTTGGAGATATTACACATCCAGAGATTAAAGGGGTGATGAGTTATGCGCATGATCCTATTGTAGTGGGGAGTCTGGAAGAATTGCAAAATAAAAAATTTGGGAAAAAAGTTGCACTTATTTCACAGACCACTAAGCAAACCAAAAAATTTTTAGAAATTGCAAATTATTTAATGCAGCAGTGTTATGAAACAAGAGTTTTTAATACAATTTGTAATGCGACATTTGACAATCAAGAAGCAGTAAAAGAGTTAAGCCAGGAAGTGGATATCATGATTGTTGTGGGGGGTAAAACTTCATCAAATACAAAACAACTCTTAAGCATTGCACAAATGTATTGTCAGAGCAGTTATTTAGTAGAAGATGAGATGGACCTAGAGCTTTCTTGGTTTGAGGGTAAAAAGCTATGTGGAATCACTGCAGGAGCATCTACGCCAGATTGGATTGTAAAAAAAGTGCAAGACAAGATTCGAGAAATTTGA
- a CDS encoding 30S ribosomal protein S1 has translation MRVNLDNLEQFDSGEDFAALFEASQQSEEVGAIKEVAIVKITDDSVMVNVGEKVEGRFPVAEITDENGKLLFKENDKIKVYVTRGIGDRFSVSYKKVLRHEKVQEKIKELGQDYQDKIIEAKIIGKNRGGVVLEAGGVEYFMPKLHASFKEDKGKKIEVCVINVKPEENSIIVSRKRYFDLMRKNQSENAKRFMEATEPLKGVVKRIASFGMFVSVDGVEGLVHYTEITRRGPENPASLYKEGDEVQVKAIAYDEEKQRLSFSIKALQEDPWKEVMNELKVGYTIKVNVSNIEPYGAFVDIGNDLEGFLHISEISWDKNIKHPQDCLSVGQEIDVEIIEINPETRRLRVSLKKLSEKPFIQFAKQHKEGDVISGKVEKITDFGAFINIGSIDGLLHNEDVSWGKNEKCKDILKVGDSVEVKIIKIDTKNERVSLSKRALQESPTDIFAKKYKVDDVVEGEVVDIKDFGVFIRIDGVDALIRNEDLSGITKEQITQGMSLKGMVVNIDRLNGKIKVSMRRLEKQQEREEIKNFNSSEKMTLGDKLKGRI, from the coding sequence ATGAGAGTTAATTTGGATAATTTAGAGCAATTTGATAGTGGTGAGGATTTTGCAGCACTTTTTGAGGCAAGTCAACAGAGTGAAGAAGTTGGTGCAATCAAGGAAGTAGCAATTGTAAAAATCACAGATGATAGCGTTATGGTAAATGTAGGGGAAAAAGTAGAGGGTAGATTCCCTGTTGCTGAAATCACAGATGAGAATGGCAAGTTGCTTTTTAAGGAAAACGATAAAATTAAAGTGTATGTTACTCGCGGAATTGGTGATAGATTTAGCGTTTCTTACAAGAAAGTCTTGCGTCATGAAAAGGTGCAAGAAAAAATCAAAGAATTAGGTCAAGATTATCAAGATAAGATTATTGAGGCTAAAATTATTGGGAAAAATCGTGGCGGTGTTGTACTTGAAGCTGGCGGTGTAGAGTATTTTATGCCAAAATTACATGCATCATTTAAAGAAGATAAGGGTAAAAAAATTGAAGTATGTGTTATTAATGTAAAACCAGAGGAAAATAGCATTATTGTATCGCGTAAAAGATATTTTGATTTGATGCGCAAAAATCAAAGTGAAAATGCAAAAAGATTTATGGAGGCTACAGAGCCATTGAAGGGTGTTGTAAAAAGAATTGCAAGCTTTGGAATGTTTGTAAGCGTGGATGGTGTAGAAGGGTTGGTGCATTATACAGAAATTACACGTCGTGGCCCTGAAAATCCTGCATCACTTTATAAAGAAGGTGATGAGGTGCAAGTAAAAGCTATTGCATATGATGAAGAAAAACAAAGATTGTCATTTTCTATCAAAGCATTACAAGAAGATCCTTGGAAAGAAGTAATGAATGAGCTTAAGGTAGGTTATACGATTAAAGTAAATGTTAGTAATATTGAGCCATATGGAGCATTTGTAGATATTGGCAATGACCTTGAGGGCTTTTTGCATATTTCTGAAATTTCTTGGGATAAAAATATTAAACATCCACAGGATTGCTTGAGTGTAGGTCAAGAAATTGATGTGGAGATTATTGAAATTAACCCTGAAACAAGAAGATTGAGAGTATCTTTAAAGAAGCTTTCTGAAAAACCTTTTATACAATTTGCAAAACAGCATAAAGAAGGTGATGTAATTTCTGGAAAAGTAGAAAAAATCACAGATTTTGGTGCGTTTATTAACATTGGTAGTATTGATGGATTGTTGCATAATGAGGATGTTTCTTGGGGTAAAAATGAAAAATGTAAAGATATTTTAAAAGTTGGTGATAGTGTTGAAGTTAAAATTATAAAAATCGATACAAAAAATGAACGTGTTTCTTTAAGTAAAAGAGCATTGCAAGAATCTCCAACCGATATTTTCGCAAAAAAATATAAAGTTGATGATGTCGTTGAGGGTGAAGTAGTTGATATTAAAGATTTTGGTGTATTTATTCGAATTGATGGTGTCGATGCGTTGATTAGAAATGAGGATTTATCTGGAATTACAAAAGAGCAAATCACTCAAGGTATGTCTTTGAAGGGTATGGTTGTAAACATTGATCGTTTGAATGGCAAAATCAAGGTTTCTATGAGAAGATTGGAGAAACAACAAGAAAGAGAAGAGATTAAAAATTTTAATTCTAGTGAAAAAATGACTTTGGGCGATAAATTGAAGGGACGCATTTAA
- a CDS encoding rhodanese-like domain-containing protein, with product MQERALKYHAINLKDYLLIDIREKEDYLNFHIQNATWVQDITKITELCQNNPDKKILLYCYHGNTARFYTEHLIQAGYKNIYYLKENYEEFEELKIPLEYSKKS from the coding sequence ATGCAAGAACGCGCACTGAAATATCATGCTATCAATCTTAAGGATTATTTACTTATTGATATCCGAGAAAAAGAAGATTATCTAAATTTTCATATTCAAAATGCTACTTGGGTTCAAGATATTACAAAGATCACCGAGCTTTGCCAAAATAATCCAGACAAAAAAATTTTACTTTATTGCTACCACGGAAATACTGCAAGATTTTATACAGAACACCTCATCCAAGCAGGATACAAAAATATCTATTATCTTAAAGAAAACTATGAAGAATTTGAAGAGTTAAAAATTCCATTAGAATATTCTAAAAAATCATAA
- the aroA gene encoding 3-phosphoshikimate 1-carboxyvinyltransferase — protein MKEFKPIKKINGEIVDIAADKSISHRCAIFSLLAEKPCEVKNFLHAQDTLNTLKISQNLGLEVVNKDSKTMLFIPKKEGILEPKNVLDCGNAGTAMRLFTGLLASTKGYFVLCGDEYLHARPMQRVIEPLKSIGACIFAREDNKFAPISIVGQKLEGFDYTSNVASAQIKSAMLLAGLFAKDVCRFEEPILSRDHTEKMLKNMGANLKIEGKKITLFPLEKKLDSFSVEIPADPSSAFFFAVMALILPDSHLVLKNILLNPTRIEAFEVLKKMGGKITYENIKEDLDISGDIVVKSSSLRAIVLEEKIAWLIDELPALGIAMAFAEGKSVVKNAKELRIKETDRIKAVVSNLQKMGIEAYEFEDGFSIVGGEAKPAILESFGDHRIAMSFAIICSVYGGSVKDFDCVNVSFPNFLEILNKVVENGN, from the coding sequence ATGAAGGAATTTAAGCCTATCAAAAAAATTAATGGAGAGATTGTAGATATTGCCGCAGATAAATCCATTTCACATCGTTGTGCAATATTTAGTTTATTGGCAGAAAAACCTTGTGAGGTAAAAAACTTTTTACATGCACAAGATACATTAAACACTCTAAAAATTTCGCAGAATCTGGGGCTTGAAGTTGTAAATAAAGATTCTAAAACCATGCTGTTTATCCCTAAAAAAGAAGGGATTTTAGAACCAAAGAATGTACTTGATTGTGGTAATGCAGGGACAGCAATGAGGCTTTTTACCGGACTTCTTGCAAGTACAAAGGGGTATTTTGTTTTGTGTGGAGATGAGTATTTGCATGCTCGTCCTATGCAAAGAGTGATTGAACCATTAAAAAGTATTGGCGCATGTATTTTTGCTAGAGAAGACAATAAATTTGCCCCTATTAGTATTGTTGGTCAAAAATTAGAGGGTTTTGATTACACAAGCAATGTTGCTTCCGCGCAAATTAAAAGCGCGATGCTACTTGCAGGATTATTTGCAAAAGATGTCTGTAGGTTTGAAGAGCCAATTTTAAGCAGAGATCATACAGAAAAAATGCTAAAAAATATGGGTGCTAATTTAAAAATTGAAGGCAAAAAAATTACACTTTTTCCTTTAGAAAAAAAGCTTGATTCTTTTAGCGTAGAGATTCCAGCAGATCCTTCAAGCGCATTTTTTTTCGCGGTAATGGCTTTAATTTTACCAGATAGCCATTTGGTGTTAAAAAATATTTTGTTAAATCCTACGCGTATTGAAGCTTTTGAAGTTTTGAAAAAAATGGGTGGAAAAATTACTTATGAGAATATCAAAGAAGACTTGGATATTTCAGGAGATATTGTTGTAAAATCTAGTTCTTTGCGTGCGATTGTTTTGGAAGAAAAAATTGCATGGCTTATTGATGAGCTTCCTGCACTAGGTATTGCTATGGCATTTGCAGAGGGAAAAAGTGTGGTAAAAAATGCTAAAGAATTGCGTATAAAAGAAACAGATAGAATCAAGGCTGTTGTGTCAAATCTACAAAAAATGGGGATTGAGGCTTATGAATTTGAAGATGGGTTTAGTATTGTTGGAGGTGAGGCAAAGCCTGCTATTTTGGAGAGTTTTGGAGATCATAGAATCGCGATGAGTTTTGCGATTATTTGTAGTGTATATGGGGGTAGTGTGAAGGATTTTGATTGTGTAAATGTGTCTTTTCCAAATTTTTTAGAAATTTTAAATAAGGTGGTGGAAAATGGAAATTAA
- a CDS encoding lactate permease LctP family transporter, translating into MEFIQNYDPLGNIALSAIVAFLPILCFLASLVFFKLKGYQAGFLTVVVSCIVALFVYDMPSNLVGASFIQGFINGMWPIAWIIIAAIFLYKLSVKSGAFEIIKQSVMSITPDHRIQVILIGFCFGSFLEGAIGFGGPVAITAALLVGLGLKPLYAAGLCLIANTAPVAFGAVGIPIIAMSNLVGVEQHAVSAMVGRMLVPLSLSIPFFIVFLMDGFKGVRETFPAIFVAALSFTGTQFFSSNHLGAELPDIISAIVSLAVTTLFLKVWKPKNIFRLDDEKNFEFKNTLSFGEVLRAWMPFVLLVVCIIIWTQPWFKVLFEKGAILGFTSFGIQFNNISDVILSPNIVNADEIKPLALGLNIDLINGKTVAQAGTAILFAAFLSMWILKIKASDAAECFGATLKEMAIPCLTIGLVVAFAFISKNSGMSTTLGLALAHTGDAFAFFSPIIGWIGVFLTGSDTSANLLFGTLQQVSAQKLGISETLFLAANSVGGVVGKMISPQSIAIACAAVGLVGRESDLFRFAVKYSIAFIILVGLWTLFIAFMIPEIIPAVIAK; encoded by the coding sequence ATGGAGTTTATTCAAAATTACGATCCATTAGGCAATATAGCGCTTAGCGCAATTGTAGCATTTTTACCAATTTTGTGCTTTTTGGCATCTTTGGTATTTTTCAAACTTAAGGGTTATCAAGCCGGATTTTTAACCGTTGTAGTTTCTTGTATTGTGGCACTTTTTGTTTACGATATGCCTAGCAATCTTGTAGGGGCAAGTTTTATACAAGGTTTTATTAATGGTATGTGGCCTATTGCATGGATTATTATTGCAGCAATTTTTCTTTATAAGCTTTCTGTCAAATCTGGTGCATTTGAGATTATTAAACAAAGTGTAATGAGTATTACTCCAGATCATAGAATCCAAGTAATTTTGATTGGTTTTTGTTTTGGTTCATTTTTGGAAGGAGCGATTGGTTTTGGTGGGCCTGTGGCTATTACCGCAGCACTTTTGGTGGGATTAGGGCTTAAGCCCTTGTATGCAGCAGGACTTTGTTTGATTGCAAATACCGCACCTGTGGCATTTGGTGCTGTGGGGATTCCTATCATTGCGATGAGCAATCTTGTAGGTGTTGAGCAGCATGCAGTTTCTGCAATGGTGGGGAGAATGCTAGTGCCTCTAAGCCTTAGTATTCCATTCTTTATTGTATTTTTGATGGATGGGTTTAAAGGGGTTAGGGAGACTTTTCCAGCAATTTTTGTGGCAGCACTTTCATTTACAGGGACACAGTTTTTTAGCTCAAATCATTTGGGTGCAGAATTGCCAGATATTATTTCTGCGATTGTATCTTTGGCGGTTACGACACTTTTCTTAAAAGTTTGGAAGCCAAAAAATATTTTTAGACTTGATGATGAAAAAAATTTTGAATTTAAAAATACTTTGAGTTTTGGGGAAGTGTTGCGTGCTTGGATGCCTTTTGTTTTACTTGTTGTGTGTATTATTATTTGGACACAACCTTGGTTTAAGGTGCTTTTTGAAAAAGGTGCAATTTTAGGTTTTACAAGCTTTGGTATACAATTTAATAATATTAGTGATGTTATTTTAAGTCCAAATATCGTGAATGCTGATGAAATTAAACCTCTTGCTTTAGGGCTTAATATCGATCTTATTAATGGAAAAACAGTAGCACAAGCAGGGACAGCAATTTTGTTTGCGGCATTTTTAAGTATGTGGATTTTAAAAATTAAGGCTAGTGATGCAGCCGAGTGTTTTGGTGCGACTTTGAAAGAAATGGCAATTCCTTGTTTAACAATTGGACTTGTTGTGGCTTTTGCATTTATCTCTAAAAATAGTGGAATGAGCACGACACTAGGCTTGGCATTGGCACATACAGGTGATGCTTTTGCATTCTTTTCACCAATTATTGGGTGGATTGGTGTATTTTTGACGGGATCTGATACAAGTGCAAACCTCTTGTTTGGAACATTACAACAAGTAAGTGCACAAAAGCTTGGAATCTCAGAAACTTTGTTTTTGGCAGCAAACTCTGTAGGCGGCGTAGTAGGCAAGATGATTAGTCCGCAAAGTATTGCAATTGCTTGTGCTGCAGTGGGATTAGTAGGCAGAGAGTCTGATTTGTTTAGATTTGCTGTGAAATATTCTATAGCATTTATAATTTTAGTGGGATTATGGACTTTGTTTATTGCATTTATGATTCCAGAAATTATTCCCGCAGTTATTGCTAAATAA